The following proteins are encoded in a genomic region of Dyadobacter sp. UC 10:
- the pheA gene encoding prephenate dehydratase, producing the protein MELQNLRDRIDTLDDQLLNVLNERMELVRQVGELKRSSQSIIYRPEREKQILDRLEKRNNGLLTRQAIDAIFFEIFAVSRNLELPERVSYLGPEGSFTHQAAEGRFGAMSEYMVLPTIHSVFESVETGRAKYGVVPIENNQEGIVIETVDFLREKNLSIVAEVLLQVHFTFASQSDSLKDIKKIYSKDIAFRQCGKFIHEYLEGMNVELIPVESTSKAAKMASEEPDAAAICSSISARLFGVPILFDNIEDSDQNRTRFLILAKDFVNIKSEEDKTTIIANLPNTNRPGVLYEFLKDFNDRGINLTKIESRPLRGEAAFRTWFLVEFLGHMQDPPVQEIMHKYGTHLKWLGSYIKVS; encoded by the coding sequence GTGGAATTACAGAATTTAAGAGATAGAATTGATACACTCGACGATCAGCTTTTAAACGTTTTGAATGAGCGAATGGAGCTCGTCAGGCAAGTTGGGGAGCTGAAAAGATCGTCGCAATCCATTATTTACCGTCCCGAAAGAGAAAAGCAGATCCTGGACAGGCTTGAAAAAAGAAATAACGGGCTCTTGACCCGCCAGGCGATAGACGCTATTTTCTTTGAGATTTTCGCAGTTTCGCGCAACCTGGAACTACCGGAAAGAGTGTCCTATCTCGGACCTGAGGGAAGTTTTACACACCAGGCAGCCGAAGGCAGGTTTGGCGCAATGAGCGAATATATGGTCTTGCCAACAATCCATTCGGTTTTCGAAAGTGTAGAAACCGGCCGGGCCAAATATGGGGTGGTACCTATTGAAAATAACCAGGAGGGTATTGTTATTGAAACGGTTGATTTTCTTCGGGAAAAGAACCTTTCAATTGTCGCGGAAGTGCTGTTGCAAGTGCATTTTACTTTCGCCTCGCAGTCGGATAGCCTTAAAGACATTAAAAAAATATATTCCAAGGACATTGCATTCCGTCAATGCGGCAAGTTCATTCATGAATACCTGGAAGGTATGAACGTAGAGCTGATCCCGGTTGAATCTACCTCGAAAGCTGCAAAAATGGCTTCCGAGGAGCCGGATGCGGCGGCGATCTGTTCATCCATTTCAGCCCGTCTGTTCGGGGTTCCTATTCTTTTTGATAATATCGAGGACAGCGATCAAAACCGGACGCGCTTCCTGATTTTGGCGAAGGATTTTGTAAATATCAAAAGTGAAGAAGACAAAACCACCATTATTGCCAATCTTCCCAATACGAACCGGCCAGGTGTTCTTTATGAGTTTTTGAAGGATTTCAATGATAGGGGCATTAATCTGACCAAGATTGAAAGCCGGCCGCTCAGAGGCGAAGCAGCATTCCGTACATGGTTTCTGGTAGAATTTTTAGGTCACATGCAGGATCCCCCGGTGCAGGAGATTATGCACAAGTACGGCACACATTTAAAGTGGCTTGGAAGTTATATAAAGGTTTCGTAA
- a CDS encoding SLBB domain-containing protein, which yields MNRFRLTKSYKSLLLYFLSFLISLPAISQVTPTAPATQAPATQGNQGNAQQTGPRSTTTGNTQGNTPGNANSPQSGNQQNGQQPGNQQGNDSQSNEKGKNPANQNGQNGEQNSDQSKVNTSTSTTLTPEEEEKEAFRQKIYGYSIFADKNLDPIPDLQIATPTNYVVGPGDELNIYIYNYAESTYEGVVNKDGNILIPRVGPVQVAGRTIEEIRKILIDKFAKFVPGLIGSGGETARTKLMVTLGNIRSVKVFVTGEVINPGTYEVSSLSSAFNALYQAGGPNEIGSFRDVRVVRNGKVVSHMDIYDYLVNGKIEGDIRVQDNDNIVVGYYLKRAEITGMVKRPGIYELKTEEKLGDVLKYAGGFQDKAYRARLKIQRITSKERKLLDVSEGEYDNFEIATGDSIDVGTVLDRYENIVTIEGAVMRPGDFSLDSSPTLKKLIENAQGLREDAFAGRINVLRTRDDLTLQNISMNYVDLINNVVPDLILTRLDQVIVPSKFDMAESAYVSVEGEVNNTKIGVNEGKFPFTSEMTLEDALVQAGGLRESAYTSEVEVVRRKRNGVAGTANAQISEVFKFDLNRDLSLNSKATNFRLLPFDQIIVRKSPNYVEQQTVFVEGEVLVTGPYTIVNKNDKISDIIKRAGGLTELAYPEGATLLRRTIVRDLEQPTDYEQAEITENSIKKGTILGDVPNVKEEKIGIVLKNILKNPGSFEDLIVQEGDIIRIPKRLETVQVAGSVLYPTTVKYGKGMSFTDYISQSGGFTVQSLRKSSYIKYPNGNVDRTRRFLFFNVYPKVQPGSEIFVPVRAAPALNTQQAISTATGLLSSVMGLIVTVLAFRSIR from the coding sequence ATGAACAGATTCAGATTGACTAAAAGTTATAAATCCTTACTTCTTTATTTTCTTAGTTTTCTGATTTCTCTGCCCGCAATTTCCCAGGTAACACCCACTGCCCCAGCTACTCAGGCGCCAGCCACACAAGGCAATCAGGGAAATGCGCAGCAGACCGGACCAAGAAGTACCACGACCGGCAACACCCAAGGCAATACGCCGGGAAATGCTAATTCCCCCCAATCCGGAAATCAGCAAAATGGACAACAACCTGGAAATCAACAGGGAAATGACAGCCAGTCAAACGAAAAGGGCAAAAATCCTGCGAACCAGAACGGACAAAACGGCGAACAGAATAGTGATCAGAGTAAAGTCAACACTTCTACTTCTACCACGCTGACGCCAGAGGAAGAGGAAAAGGAAGCATTTCGCCAGAAGATCTACGGTTATTCCATTTTCGCAGATAAAAATCTGGATCCAATCCCTGATTTACAAATTGCTACGCCAACCAACTATGTTGTCGGACCTGGCGATGAATTGAACATTTACATCTATAACTACGCGGAAAGCACCTACGAGGGAGTCGTTAACAAAGACGGTAATATCCTAATTCCCAGGGTTGGCCCGGTGCAGGTTGCCGGTCGTACAATAGAAGAGATCCGGAAGATACTGATCGACAAGTTCGCGAAGTTTGTACCTGGGCTGATTGGCAGCGGAGGTGAAACCGCGCGTACGAAATTGATGGTAACGCTCGGCAATATCCGTTCTGTGAAGGTTTTTGTGACCGGGGAAGTTATTAATCCAGGCACTTATGAAGTATCATCGCTTTCGTCTGCGTTCAATGCCCTGTATCAGGCGGGCGGCCCCAATGAAATTGGATCTTTCCGCGATGTGCGTGTAGTGCGAAATGGAAAGGTCGTGTCACACATGGACATCTATGACTACCTCGTTAACGGTAAAATCGAAGGCGATATAAGGGTTCAGGATAACGATAATATTGTCGTTGGCTACTATTTAAAACGTGCAGAAATAACCGGTATGGTTAAACGTCCGGGTATTTATGAGTTAAAGACAGAAGAGAAACTTGGTGACGTGCTCAAATATGCCGGTGGTTTTCAGGATAAGGCGTATCGCGCAAGACTGAAAATTCAGCGGATTACCTCCAAAGAGAGAAAGCTGCTCGACGTTTCGGAAGGCGAATATGATAATTTTGAAATCGCGACAGGGGATTCTATTGATGTAGGTACCGTTTTAGATAGGTATGAAAATATTGTAACGATTGAAGGTGCGGTGATGCGTCCGGGCGATTTTTCACTCGACAGCAGCCCAACCCTCAAAAAATTAATTGAGAATGCCCAGGGTTTAAGGGAGGACGCTTTTGCTGGTCGGATCAATGTATTAAGAACAAGAGACGATCTGACATTGCAGAATATCTCCATGAATTATGTTGACCTGATCAATAATGTGGTGCCTGACCTCATCTTGACGCGCCTCGACCAGGTGATTGTACCTTCTAAATTTGATATGGCTGAATCTGCCTATGTAAGCGTAGAAGGTGAGGTGAATAATACGAAGATTGGTGTTAATGAGGGTAAGTTTCCTTTTACATCTGAAATGACACTGGAAGATGCGCTTGTACAAGCAGGTGGCCTTCGCGAATCGGCTTATACTTCCGAAGTGGAAGTTGTAAGGCGCAAACGAAATGGGGTTGCAGGTACCGCAAATGCACAAATTTCAGAAGTATTTAAATTTGACCTGAACAGGGATCTTTCGCTCAACAGCAAGGCTACGAATTTCAGATTGCTGCCTTTTGATCAAATCATCGTGCGGAAGTCGCCTAATTACGTGGAGCAGCAGACTGTTTTTGTTGAAGGCGAAGTGCTTGTGACAGGACCTTACACGATCGTCAATAAAAATGATAAGATCAGTGATATCATTAAAAGAGCAGGCGGACTCACAGAGTTGGCTTATCCGGAAGGTGCAACCTTACTACGTCGTACCATTGTTCGTGACCTTGAACAGCCTACTGATTATGAACAGGCTGAAATAACAGAAAATAGCATTAAAAAAGGCACAATCCTCGGCGACGTTCCTAATGTGAAAGAGGAGAAAATCGGTATCGTTCTTAAGAATATTTTGAAAAACCCTGGCTCTTTTGAAGATTTGATCGTACAGGAAGGAGATATTATCCGCATTCCGAAGCGTCTTGAAACAGTCCAGGTAGCAGGTTCTGTACTATACCCTACCACGGTTAAATATGGCAAAGGAATGTCGTTTACGGATTACATTTCGCAGTCGGGCGGGTTTACAGTGCAGTCTCTCCGCAAAAGCTCTTATATTAAATACCCTAACGGAAACGTGGACCGTACAAGAAGATTCCTTTTCTTTAACGTTTACCCGAAAGTTCAGCCTGGTTCAGAGATATTTGTACCTGTGCGGGCAGCCCCTGCGTTGAACACGCAACAGGCAATCTCAACAGCCACCGGCTTGCTGAGCTCGGTCATGGGATTAATAGTAACAGTATTGGCTTTTCGCTCAATAAGATAA
- a CDS encoding DNA topoisomerase IV subunit B — protein MEGTNVQYDEDSIRSLDWKEHIRLRPGMYIGKLGDGSSIDDGIYVLVKEIVDNSIDEHMMGNGKTIEIKISEHRVEVRDYGRGIPLGKVVDCVSKINTGGKYDSGAFQKSVGLNGVGTKAVNALSHYFKVQSFRDGKMKVAEFEQGGLLRESKEETTSQRNGTHTLFEPDGTIFKNFKYIPQYLDSMIWNYCYLNAGLTINFNGEKYISQNGLLDLLRGKTDAESIRYPIIHLKGEDIEFAMTHGNQYGEEYYSFVNGQYTTQGGTHLVAFREAVVKAVREHFGKDYAPEDIRSSISAAVAIRVQEPVFESQTKTKLGSNTITPDPNSTTVRTFVNDFVKERLDNYLHMHPESRDALKKRIEQSERERKELAGIKKLANDRAKKANLHNKKLRDCRLHLTDLKNDLRYETTLFITEGDSASGSITKSRNIQTQAVFSLRGKPLNCFGLTKKIVYENEEFNLLQHALDIENGVENLRFNRIIIATDADVDGMHIRLLLMTFFLQFFPDLVRNGHLFVLETPLFRVRNKKETIYCYSDEEKQHAISKLGNKPEITRFKGLGEISPEEFGKFIGEDMRIEPVILQKETSIQKLLSYYMGKNTPERQRFIIDNLKIEKNIEELALAG, from the coding sequence ATGGAAGGTACAAACGTTCAATATGACGAGGATAGCATAAGATCCCTGGACTGGAAAGAGCATATAAGATTGAGGCCGGGGATGTATATTGGAAAGTTGGGGGATGGTTCGTCTATTGATGATGGTATTTATGTATTAGTGAAGGAAATTGTCGATAATTCGATCGATGAGCATATGATGGGGAATGGAAAAACCATCGAAATCAAGATCTCTGAACATCGGGTGGAAGTACGCGATTATGGACGGGGTATTCCGCTCGGAAAGGTTGTGGATTGTGTATCGAAGATCAATACGGGGGGGAAATACGATTCAGGTGCGTTTCAAAAATCGGTTGGGTTGAATGGAGTAGGTACCAAAGCTGTAAATGCGCTTTCGCATTACTTTAAGGTGCAGTCCTTTCGGGATGGAAAAATGAAGGTCGCTGAGTTCGAGCAGGGGGGATTGCTGCGCGAATCAAAGGAAGAAACCACAAGCCAGCGAAACGGTACGCACACGCTGTTCGAACCTGACGGCACGATTTTCAAAAATTTTAAATACATTCCGCAGTACCTGGATAGTATGATATGGAATTACTGCTACCTCAATGCAGGATTGACCATCAATTTTAACGGTGAAAAGTATATATCCCAAAACGGACTGCTTGACCTGCTGCGAGGCAAAACCGATGCAGAATCGATCCGCTACCCGATTATTCATTTGAAAGGAGAGGATATTGAGTTTGCGATGACGCACGGTAACCAGTATGGAGAGGAATACTACTCATTCGTAAACGGGCAATACACGACGCAGGGCGGAACGCATTTGGTGGCTTTCAGAGAGGCGGTGGTGAAGGCCGTAAGGGAACATTTCGGAAAGGATTACGCGCCGGAAGATATTCGCTCTTCGATTAGTGCAGCAGTGGCGATCAGGGTTCAGGAACCCGTTTTCGAATCTCAGACGAAAACAAAACTGGGGTCCAATACAATCACACCCGATCCGAACAGTACAACCGTCCGCACTTTTGTCAATGACTTCGTAAAAGAAAGGCTGGACAACTATCTGCATATGCACCCGGAATCGAGGGATGCATTGAAAAAAAGGATTGAACAGTCCGAACGCGAAAGAAAAGAACTGGCTGGTATTAAAAAACTGGCCAATGACCGCGCCAAAAAAGCCAACCTGCACAATAAGAAATTAAGGGATTGCCGGCTGCATTTGACCGATCTTAAAAACGATTTGCGGTACGAAACTACCTTGTTTATCACAGAAGGGGATTCGGCCAGCGGCTCGATCACCAAATCGCGGAACATTCAAACGCAGGCTGTTTTCAGTTTGAGAGGAAAGCCGTTGAACTGTTTCGGCCTGACCAAAAAAATCGTTTACGAGAATGAAGAGTTTAACCTGCTTCAACACGCGCTCGATATTGAAAACGGTGTGGAAAACCTTCGCTTCAACCGCATCATCATCGCGACCGATGCCGATGTAGACGGAATGCATATCCGTTTGCTGCTAATGACCTTTTTTCTTCAATTTTTTCCCGATTTGGTTAGAAACGGGCACTTGTTCGTTTTGGAAACACCACTTTTCAGGGTTCGCAATAAAAAAGAAACGATCTATTGTTACAGCGACGAAGAAAAGCAGCACGCGATCAGCAAACTAGGCAATAAGCCTGAAATAACGCGGTTCAAAGGTCTGGGAGAAATATCACCCGAGGAGTTCGGGAAATTTATCGGAGAAGATATGCGGATCGAACCTGTAATACTTCAGAAGGAAACTTCAATCCAGAAACTGCTGAGCTATTATATGGGCAAAAACACGCCGGAAAGACAACGTTTTATTATAGATAACCTCAAAATTGAGAAGAACATCGAAGAGCTTGCGCTGGCAGGCTAG